From Nitrospirota bacterium, the proteins below share one genomic window:
- the ribH gene encoding 6,7-dimethyl-8-ribityllumazine synthase, with protein sequence MKLRKGSQDATGLRFGIVVAKFNKFVTSKLLSSCVEGLTSHGVKADDIEVVRVPGAFEIPLVARAMARTKQFNAVICLGAVIRGDTPHFDYISAEASRGIGQAALDADVPMIFGVLTTHTIAQAIERAEPTKFNRGGEAAKSAIEMATVMRLLRVDEETPVSVKRTTSAKKRAPRKPKA encoded by the coding sequence ATGAAGCTGCGTAAAGGTTCACAGGATGCGACGGGGTTGCGGTTTGGGATTGTCGTCGCGAAGTTCAATAAGTTCGTCACGAGTAAGTTGCTGAGTTCCTGCGTCGAGGGGCTGACCTCGCATGGGGTCAAGGCCGACGACATTGAGGTGGTGCGAGTGCCGGGGGCCTTCGAGATTCCCTTGGTGGCGAGGGCCATGGCGCGGACGAAGCAGTTCAATGCGGTGATTTGTCTCGGGGCGGTCATTCGCGGCGACACGCCGCATTTCGACTACATCAGTGCGGAGGCGAGCCGCGGGATCGGGCAGGCGGCGCTGGATGCCGACGTGCCGATGATCTTCGGCGTCCTGACGACGCATACGATTGCGCAGGCGATTGAGCGGGCTGAGCCGACGAAGTTTAACCGTGGGGGCGAAGCGGCCAAGTCTGCGATTGAGATGGCGACGGTGATGCGTCTGTTACGGGTGGACGAGGAGACTCCGGTGAGCGTGAAGCGTACAACGTCAGCCAAGAAGCGGGCACCGCGGAAGCCCAAGGCCTAG
- the nusB gene encoding transcription antitermination factor NusB produces MGTRHQARERALQILFQYDIHGKSGLWLDVFWKENEASGEARAFAERLVAGVLEQKLELDALITKYATNWKISRMPIVDRNILRAGVYELMWMDDVPARVTMNEAVELAKSFGDDEASKFVNGVLDQVLNKELMLATKRAEAAGESHGARG; encoded by the coding sequence ATGGGAACACGCCATCAAGCGAGGGAGCGCGCGCTCCAGATTTTGTTTCAATACGATATTCACGGCAAGTCGGGTCTGTGGCTGGATGTATTTTGGAAGGAGAACGAGGCCTCCGGAGAGGCGAGGGCCTTTGCTGAACGGCTTGTGGCCGGGGTTTTGGAGCAGAAGCTTGAGCTGGACGCCCTCATCACGAAATACGCCACCAATTGGAAGATCAGTCGCATGCCGATCGTGGATCGCAATATTCTGCGTGCCGGCGTCTATGAACTCATGTGGATGGATGATGTGCCGGCCAGGGTGACGATGAATGAAGCTGTCGAGTTGGCGAAAAGCTTCGGCGATGACGAAGCGTCGAAGTTCGTGAACGGCGTGCTCGACCAGGTGTTGAACAAAGAATTGATGCTGGCCACGAAACGGGCCGAAGCGGCTGGCGAGAGTCACGGGGCAAGAGGCTAG
- the purB gene encoding adenylosuccinate lyase, whose protein sequence is MIDRYTRPKMKAIWELKRKYEIWLEVELAACAAFERAGQVPRGTSARIAKKATIDVKRIERIEKVTKHDVIAFLESLVDSVGPEHRFLHMGLTSSDIVDTSLAVQMTEALDLILEDLDELIAVLKKQALKYKNTVMVGRSHGIHGEPISFGFKLAIWYEEARRHRERLTHVRQEIAVGKLSGAMGTFAHQGPEVEEYVCAKLGLTPDPVSNQIVQRDRHAAYASALALLAASIEKFATEIRHLQRTEVLEAEEYFSAGQKGSSAMPHKRNPIASENLCGLARVVRGNSLAAMENVALWHERDISHSSVERVIMPDSTILIDYMLGRITDVIKNLVVYPENMQRNLDLTGGLVYSQRLLLLLIDKGAQRKESYEAVQRNAMASWKGAGGLQGLVGKDPFVSKHLTAKEIQSCFDPKYYLRHLDQIFRRVFGPVPRTQVKRGKR, encoded by the coding sequence ATGATCGATAGATATACCCGTCCCAAGATGAAAGCCATCTGGGAGTTGAAGCGGAAGTACGAGATTTGGCTCGAAGTCGAGCTGGCTGCCTGTGCGGCGTTCGAGCGGGCTGGACAGGTTCCGCGTGGCACGTCGGCGCGTATTGCGAAGAAAGCCACGATCGATGTGAAGCGGATCGAGCGAATCGAGAAGGTGACGAAACACGATGTGATCGCCTTCCTCGAATCGCTTGTGGATTCGGTCGGTCCCGAACATCGGTTCCTCCATATGGGGCTGACCTCCTCGGATATCGTGGACACCTCCTTGGCCGTGCAGATGACCGAGGCGCTGGATCTCATTCTTGAGGATCTTGACGAGTTGATCGCGGTGCTGAAGAAGCAGGCGCTGAAGTACAAGAATACGGTCATGGTCGGCCGTTCGCACGGTATCCATGGCGAACCGATCTCGTTCGGCTTCAAGCTGGCTATTTGGTACGAAGAGGCCCGCCGGCATCGGGAGCGGTTGACGCATGTGAGGCAGGAAATCGCCGTGGGCAAGCTCTCCGGTGCGATGGGCACCTTTGCGCATCAAGGGCCCGAAGTCGAAGAGTATGTCTGCGCCAAGCTGGGGCTCACGCCGGACCCCGTCTCCAATCAAATTGTGCAGCGCGATCGCCATGCGGCCTATGCCTCGGCCCTGGCCCTGTTGGCGGCCAGCATCGAAAAGTTTGCAACGGAGATTCGCCATCTGCAACGGACCGAGGTGCTCGAGGCGGAGGAGTATTTTTCTGCAGGGCAGAAGGGGTCCTCGGCCATGCCGCATAAGCGGAACCCGATTGCCTCGGAGAATCTCTGTGGCTTGGCGCGCGTCGTGCGGGGCAATAGTCTCGCGGCGATGGAGAACGTCGCCCTTTGGCATGAGCGCGATATCAGCCATTCGTCTGTCGAGCGCGTGATTATGCCGGACAGCACGATTCTGATCGATTATATGTTGGGGCGGATCACCGACGTGATCAAGAATCTGGTGGTCTATCCAGAGAACATGCAACGCAACCTCGATCTCACCGGGGGGCTGGTCTATTCGCAACGGTTGCTGTTGTTGCTGATCGACAAGGGCGCGCAGCGGAAGGAATCGTATGAAGCGGTTCAGCGCAATGCCATGGCCTCCTGGAAAGGGGCCGGGGGATTACAAGGGTTAGTCGGCAAGGACCCCTTCGTCTCGAAACATCTCACGGCAAAAGAGATCCAATCCTGTTTTGATCCGAAGTACTATCTGCGCCATCTCGACCAGATTTTCCGGCGGGTGTTCGGCCCGGTCCCGCGTACACAAGTGAAGAGGGGGAAGCGATGA
- a CDS encoding chlorite dismutase family protein, which produces MRPSRIVRFALLVLVGLMMVSTSQAADRDKLLNEPGVYGTIAAFTLDEDWAKEDQATRIAHLTVLRGVVEQHREKIAIDLYLTRGLSDHADIMFRMHAVELRETQKFLLDLQSSLFGKHLKTAGIMHGLTKKANYVPGFPEQLKADLKAASESGPKPYAIVIPIRKSADWWALDQEKRAAMMKEHTEATLPYLKTVKRKLYHSSGLDDLDFITYFETSKLEDFHSLILSLEKVKEFQYTRRFGHPTLIGTAMSLPEIMEALAQ; this is translated from the coding sequence ATGAGGCCTTCTAGAATCGTGCGGTTTGCTTTGCTGGTATTGGTCGGGCTCATGATGGTGTCGACCTCTCAGGCCGCCGATCGCGACAAACTTCTGAACGAGCCCGGAGTTTACGGGACCATTGCCGCCTTTACGTTGGATGAGGACTGGGCCAAAGAAGACCAAGCGACGCGCATCGCGCATTTGACGGTCTTGCGGGGTGTGGTCGAACAGCATCGCGAGAAGATTGCGATCGATCTCTATCTGACGCGCGGCCTGTCTGATCACGCTGACATCATGTTTCGCATGCATGCTGTTGAGCTGCGCGAGACGCAAAAGTTTCTGCTCGACCTTCAGAGCAGCCTCTTCGGTAAGCATCTGAAGACGGCCGGCATCATGCACGGACTGACCAAGAAGGCGAATTATGTGCCGGGGTTTCCGGAGCAATTAAAGGCCGACCTCAAGGCCGCCAGCGAGTCAGGCCCCAAGCCCTATGCGATCGTCATCCCGATCAGGAAGAGCGCCGACTGGTGGGCCCTCGATCAGGAGAAGCGGGCGGCGATGATGAAGGAACATACGGAAGCCACGTTGCCCTACCTCAAGACAGTCAAACGGAAGCTCTATCACTCCAGCGGACTCGATGACCTGGACTTCATCACGTATTTTGAAACTTCCAAACTGGAGGATTTTCACAGCCTGATTCTCTCGCTGGAGAAGGTGAAAGAGTTTCAGTACACCAGACGGTTCGGGCATCCGACGTTAATCGGGACGGCGATGTCCTTGCCGGAAATCATGGAAGCATTGGCACAGTAG
- a CDS encoding phosphoribosylaminoimidazolesuccinocarboxamide synthase encodes MTIGSMLYEGKAKKVFATDKPDQVVQYFKDDATAFNAQKRGTIVEKGVVNNKISERLFRLLEQAGVPTHFIERLSDRELLTKKVTIVPVEVVVRNVVAGSLAKRLGLKEGDPIEPAIVEWYYKNDALGDPLIADEHIRLMKLATPEQMTEIKRLALKVNSVLQPFFRERQMILVDFKLEFGLHNGQMILADEISPDTCRFWDQTTKESMDKDRFRKDLGKIEEAYQEVLKRVCG; translated from the coding sequence ATGACCATAGGCAGCATGCTCTACGAAGGCAAGGCGAAGAAGGTGTTCGCCACGGACAAGCCGGATCAGGTCGTTCAGTACTTCAAAGACGATGCGACGGCGTTCAATGCACAGAAGCGCGGGACCATCGTCGAGAAAGGCGTCGTCAACAACAAGATATCCGAGCGGCTCTTCCGGTTGCTGGAGCAGGCCGGTGTGCCGACGCATTTTATCGAGAGACTGAGCGACCGGGAGTTACTCACGAAGAAGGTGACCATCGTGCCGGTCGAAGTGGTAGTCCGTAACGTCGTGGCCGGCAGTTTGGCGAAGCGGCTGGGGTTGAAAGAAGGCGATCCCATCGAGCCGGCCATCGTGGAGTGGTATTACAAGAACGATGCGCTGGGTGATCCCCTTATTGCCGATGAACATATCCGATTGATGAAGCTGGCGACACCGGAGCAGATGACGGAGATCAAGCGGCTCGCGTTGAAGGTGAATAGTGTGTTGCAGCCGTTCTTCCGTGAGCGCCAGATGATCCTCGTCGATTTTAAATTAGAGTTCGGGCTGCACAACGGTCAGATGATCCTGGCCGATGAGATTTCTCCGGACACCTGCCGATTTTGGGACCAGACGACGAAGGAGTCGATGGACAAGGATCGGTTTCGGAAGGATTTGGGGAAGATTGAAGAGGCGTATCAAGAAGTGTTGAAGAGAGTCTGTGGGTGA
- the purS gene encoding phosphoribosylformylglycinamidine synthase subunit PurS yields MKAKIHVTLKQGILDPQGKAIEHALGSLGFKNAGNVRVGKYMEVDVNETDLAKADAAVKSMCEKLLANTIVEEYRYELG; encoded by the coding sequence GTGAAAGCCAAAATTCATGTGACGCTGAAACAGGGAATCTTGGATCCGCAGGGGAAGGCGATCGAGCATGCGCTTGGCTCGCTGGGGTTCAAGAATGCGGGTAATGTGCGAGTTGGGAAATATATGGAAGTGGATGTGAATGAGACGGATCTGGCGAAGGCCGATGCTGCCGTGAAATCCATGTGCGAAAAGTTGTTGGCCAACACGATTGTAGAAGAATATCGGTACGAACTCGGATAG
- the purQ gene encoding phosphoribosylformylglycinamidine synthase subunit PurQ, whose protein sequence is MKIGVVVFPGSNCDHDCEHIFKDVLGQSVEMIWHKETSLAGLDAIVLPGGFSYGDYLRTGAIARFSPVMGLVKEFAKGGGMVLGICNGFQILLEAGLLPGAMLRNKSLHFICKDVSVKVENAATAFTGACQPGQVLKIPIAHADGNYYTDPVTLAAMQANAQIVLRYCTPEGKSTPDANPNGSLDNIAGIVNAAGNVLGMMPHPERCAEAVLGNDDGKLIFLSMLESLKKDKKPLKMVAG, encoded by the coding sequence ATGAAAATAGGCGTGGTGGTTTTTCCAGGCAGTAATTGCGATCACGACTGTGAGCATATCTTTAAGGATGTGCTGGGGCAGTCTGTGGAGATGATCTGGCACAAGGAGACCTCGCTGGCGGGGTTGGATGCGATTGTCCTGCCGGGCGGGTTTTCCTACGGTGACTATTTGCGGACCGGCGCCATTGCACGGTTTTCGCCGGTGATGGGCTTGGTAAAGGAGTTCGCGAAGGGCGGCGGGATGGTGCTCGGCATCTGTAACGGGTTCCAGATTCTGCTCGAAGCCGGGTTGCTGCCAGGGGCCATGCTCCGCAACAAGTCGCTGCATTTCATCTGCAAGGATGTGTCGGTGAAGGTTGAGAATGCGGCGACGGCGTTCACCGGCGCCTGCCAGCCAGGCCAGGTGCTCAAGATTCCGATCGCGCATGCGGATGGAAATTACTACACCGATCCGGTCACGCTCGCGGCTATGCAAGCGAACGCGCAGATCGTGCTTCGTTATTGCACTCCCGAGGGCAAGTCGACGCCGGACGCGAATCCGAACGGGTCGCTGGATAATATTGCCGGAATCGTCAATGCCGCGGGGAATGTGTTGGGCATGATGCCGCATCCGGAGCGTTGCGCGGAAGCGGTCTTGGGCAACGACGACGGGAAGCTGATCTTCCTCTCGATGCTGGAGTCGCTGAAGAAAGACAAGAAGCCATTGAAGATGGTGGCTGGCTAA
- the purL gene encoding phosphoribosylformylglycinamidine synthase subunit PurL, with translation MTKDLISQHNLTDDEYQKIVGILGREPNITELGMFSVMWSEHCSYKSSRVHLRKLPTTGPRVVQGPGENAGAVDIGDGLCAVFKMESHNHPSFIEPYQGAATGVGGILRDIFTMGARPIALLDALRFGGLDNAKNRHLVKGVVAGIAGYGNCMGVPTVGGEIVFNDIYSQNPLVNVFCLGIAHKDKIFLGTAAGIGNPVIYFGSKTGRDGIHGATMASDSFDDQSEQKRPTVQVGDPFTEKLLLEACLELMAGDLLVGIQDMGAAGLTSSSCEMASRAGNGMDLDLTDVPRREPGMTPYELMLSESQERMLMVAQAGKEDECIRICKKWDLDVAVVGRVTGDGILRVRDQGKVVAEIPAKSLADDGPRYERPYSPPAYQDMLTNLNYDALPDVKDANAALLSLLESPTIASKRWVYEQYDHMVRTNTMIRPGSDAAVVRIKGTNKALAMTVDCNSRYCLLHPYEGARLAVAEAARNLVCSGAEPIGLTDCLNFGNPERPDIMWQFVLAIEGLKDACEHFKVPIVSGNVSFYNETNGLSIYPTPMLGMVGLIESVEQTMTQWFKQDGDAIILLGKTKEDLGGSEYLKVLHHREQGSPPFLSLETEKSLHDFLLKVIREGVVQSAHDCSDGGLSVALAECCISAPGDRRGAVVRLSLDALRRDALLFGESQSRVVLSVKPELADQVLKLAGDAAVPAMKIGTVGGDRFVVEAEKGQWSEGCRIDLTIDQLYDRWAFSIERTLNQA, from the coding sequence ATGACCAAAGACCTCATCTCGCAACATAACCTGACGGACGACGAGTATCAGAAGATTGTCGGGATTTTGGGGCGGGAGCCGAATATCACCGAGCTGGGCATGTTCTCGGTGATGTGGTCGGAGCATTGTTCCTATAAGAGTTCACGCGTGCATTTGCGGAAGCTGCCGACGACGGGGCCGCGGGTGGTTCAGGGACCGGGGGAAAATGCCGGCGCCGTGGATATCGGCGACGGGCTCTGCGCCGTGTTCAAGATGGAGTCGCACAACCATCCTTCGTTCATCGAGCCCTATCAGGGCGCGGCGACGGGGGTGGGGGGGATTCTGCGCGATATCTTTACGATGGGCGCGCGGCCGATTGCCTTGCTCGATGCGCTGCGGTTCGGTGGGTTGGACAACGCGAAGAACCGGCATTTGGTGAAGGGTGTCGTGGCGGGCATTGCCGGCTATGGCAATTGCATGGGCGTGCCGACGGTCGGAGGCGAAATCGTCTTCAACGATATCTACTCGCAGAATCCGCTCGTGAATGTGTTTTGTCTCGGCATTGCGCACAAGGACAAGATTTTTCTTGGAACGGCAGCTGGGATTGGCAATCCGGTGATCTATTTCGGCTCGAAGACGGGCCGCGACGGGATTCACGGAGCGACGATGGCGTCAGACTCCTTCGACGACCAATCAGAGCAGAAACGGCCGACGGTGCAGGTGGGCGATCCCTTTACCGAGAAGCTGTTGCTGGAAGCCTGTCTCGAATTGATGGCGGGCGATCTGTTGGTGGGTATTCAGGACATGGGGGCAGCCGGGTTGACCAGTTCGTCCTGCGAAATGGCGTCGCGTGCCGGCAATGGAATGGATCTGGACCTGACCGATGTGCCGCGGCGCGAGCCGGGCATGACGCCCTATGAATTGATGTTGTCGGAATCCCAAGAGCGCATGCTCATGGTGGCGCAGGCGGGCAAAGAAGACGAATGTATCAGGATCTGCAAGAAGTGGGATTTGGATGTGGCGGTGGTGGGGCGGGTCACGGGCGACGGCATCCTCCGCGTGAGGGATCAGGGCAAGGTCGTGGCGGAGATCCCCGCAAAGTCGCTGGCCGATGACGGGCCGCGCTACGAGCGCCCCTATTCGCCACCGGCCTATCAGGACATGCTGACGAATCTGAACTACGATGCGCTGCCCGATGTGAAGGATGCGAATGCGGCGCTGTTGTCGTTGCTGGAGTCGCCGACGATTGCGAGTAAACGCTGGGTCTATGAACAGTACGACCACATGGTGCGGACGAACACGATGATTCGTCCTGGCTCAGACGCTGCGGTGGTCAGGATCAAGGGAACGAATAAAGCTCTTGCCATGACGGTGGACTGCAATAGCCGGTATTGCCTGTTGCATCCCTACGAAGGCGCTCGCCTTGCGGTGGCTGAGGCGGCGAGGAACCTGGTCTGTTCCGGTGCGGAGCCGATCGGGCTGACGGACTGTTTGAATTTCGGGAACCCGGAACGGCCGGACATCATGTGGCAGTTTGTGTTGGCCATCGAGGGGCTGAAGGATGCCTGTGAACATTTCAAAGTACCCATCGTCAGCGGCAATGTGAGTTTCTACAATGAGACGAACGGTCTCTCAATCTATCCCACGCCGATGTTGGGGATGGTGGGTCTGATCGAGTCGGTCGAGCAGACGATGACCCAGTGGTTCAAGCAGGATGGGGATGCGATTATTCTCCTCGGCAAGACGAAGGAGGACCTGGGCGGCAGTGAGTATCTGAAAGTCCTCCATCATCGGGAACAAGGGTCGCCGCCGTTCCTCAGCCTGGAGACGGAAAAATCGCTTCACGACTTCCTGTTGAAGGTGATCCGTGAAGGAGTCGTGCAATCCGCGCATGATTGTTCGGATGGCGGGCTGTCTGTCGCATTGGCTGAATGTTGCATCTCGGCCCCGGGCGATAGGCGAGGGGCTGTGGTAAGATTGTCCCTCGATGCGTTGCGGCGGGATGCGCTGCTGTTCGGTGAGAGCCAATCACGAGTGGTGCTTTCCGTGAAGCCGGAGTTGGCCGATCAGGTTCTCAAGCTTGCAGGGGATGCGGCGGTTCCGGCGATGAAGATCGGAACGGTGGGTGGCGATCGTTTCGTTGTCGAGGCCGAGAAGGGCCAGTGGAGCGAAGGCTGCCGCATCGATCTCACGATCGATCAACTGTACGACCGATGGGCTTTTTCAATCGAACGTACGCTGAACCAGGCGTGA
- the purF gene encoding amidophosphoribosyltransferase, whose amino-acid sequence MAGDAHLNLISPDKFHDECAVFGIYGHKEAANLTYLGLYALQHRGQEASGIVAGDGEQFHVHKGKGLVADIYNPKALDQLTGSRAIGHNRYSTAGGNDLKNVQPLSVNFALGNLALAHNGNLINAQVLRHELEAYGAIFQSTSDSEVIIHLVAHSRADTLLARIIDALSQVRGAFSVVMQTDDAVIAVRDPHGFRPLCLGRLGDTYLVASETCAFDLLGAELVREIEPGELVVLDDKGVTSYQPFPPVSPAMCVFEYVYFARPDSKIFGANAVYATRKALGRQLAKESAVPADIVVPVPDSGVPAALGYAEGAGIQFELGLIRNHYVGRTFIEPEQSIRHFGVKVKLNAVPEVLAGKRVVVVDDSLVRGTTSRKIVKMLRNAGAKEVHMRISSPPIISPCFYGIDTPTRKELIASSHSTEEIRKYITADSLAYLSLDGMLNAAPGTPGQYCNACFTERYPIPLTRAEEWQLGLFDPSLSQDT is encoded by the coding sequence ATGGCTGGTGATGCACATTTGAACTTGATTTCTCCCGATAAGTTTCACGATGAATGTGCCGTCTTCGGCATCTATGGCCACAAGGAAGCGGCGAACCTCACCTATCTTGGCTTGTATGCGCTGCAGCATCGCGGGCAGGAAGCCTCCGGCATCGTCGCGGGCGACGGGGAGCAGTTCCATGTGCATAAGGGCAAGGGACTCGTCGCGGATATCTATAATCCGAAGGCGCTGGATCAATTAACCGGATCGCGGGCGATCGGTCATAATCGCTACTCGACAGCTGGCGGAAACGATCTCAAAAATGTGCAGCCGCTCTCGGTGAATTTTGCGCTCGGGAATCTCGCGCTCGCCCATAACGGGAACCTCATCAATGCGCAGGTGTTGCGTCACGAGCTCGAAGCCTACGGCGCCATTTTCCAATCCACCTCGGACAGCGAAGTCATCATTCACCTGGTCGCCCATTCGCGGGCCGATACCTTGTTGGCCCGTATCATCGATGCTTTGAGCCAGGTGCGCGGAGCCTTCTCGGTTGTCATGCAGACGGACGACGCGGTGATTGCGGTGCGCGATCCCCATGGGTTCCGTCCGCTCTGTCTCGGCCGGCTGGGTGATACCTATCTCGTGGCATCGGAGACCTGTGCGTTCGATCTGCTCGGCGCTGAGCTCGTCCGTGAGATCGAGCCAGGAGAACTCGTCGTATTGGACGACAAGGGTGTCACAAGTTATCAGCCCTTTCCGCCGGTCAGTCCCGCCATGTGCGTCTTTGAATATGTGTACTTTGCCAGGCCGGACAGCAAGATTTTCGGTGCCAACGCAGTCTATGCGACGCGCAAGGCGTTGGGCAGACAGTTGGCGAAGGAATCCGCAGTCCCGGCGGATATCGTTGTGCCCGTGCCGGACTCCGGGGTGCCTGCCGCGCTTGGGTATGCCGAGGGAGCGGGGATTCAGTTTGAGCTCGGGCTGATCCGGAACCACTATGTCGGGCGTACGTTCATTGAGCCGGAGCAATCGATCCGCCACTTCGGTGTGAAGGTGAAGCTGAACGCCGTGCCGGAGGTCTTAGCGGGGAAACGGGTCGTTGTGGTCGATGACTCTCTCGTGCGGGGCACGACGAGCCGTAAGATTGTGAAGATGCTTCGCAATGCCGGGGCCAAAGAAGTGCATATGCGCATCAGTTCGCCGCCGATCATCTCCCCCTGTTTCTACGGCATCGACACGCCCACCAGGAAGGAATTGATCGCCTCCAGCCATTCCACCGAAGAGATCCGCAAATACATCACGGCCGACAGTCTCGCCTATTTGAGTCTCGATGGGATGCTGAACGCCGCCCCCGGCACACCGGGCCAATATTGCAACGCCTGCTTTACCGAGCGGTACCCCATTCCTCTGACCCGCGCTGAGGAATGGCAGTTGGGCCTCTTCGACCCTTCCCTCTCGCAGGATACGTAA
- a CDS encoding TlpA disulfide reductase family protein, whose product MKRTLWVLGALLSPILAAHLVLAAGSFKLGEKAPSFTLTAVTGETVGLDSYKGKVVVLGLFHICDPCMMQGTTLQKVSEVMKGKEVAVLGVNSSGDSKKSVGEFLSAFPVKVTYPYLLDPSKVTDKLYGGGKFIPNVYVIDQQGVIRWQRVGNMDLAGDAVIVAEVEKLLAAGSNKM is encoded by the coding sequence ATGAAACGAACATTGTGGGTATTGGGCGCGCTGTTGTCTCCGATCCTTGCGGCCCATCTGGTCCTTGCCGCGGGATCGTTCAAGCTCGGCGAGAAGGCGCCGTCGTTTACGTTGACAGCCGTTACGGGCGAGACCGTGGGGCTGGATAGCTATAAGGGAAAGGTTGTGGTCCTCGGGCTGTTTCATATCTGTGACCCCTGCATGATGCAGGGCACGACGCTGCAAAAAGTGTCAGAGGTCATGAAAGGCAAAGAGGTTGCAGTACTGGGTGTCAATTCGTCTGGCGACTCCAAGAAGAGTGTCGGCGAGTTTCTGTCCGCCTTTCCGGTGAAAGTCACCTATCCCTATCTGCTCGATCCGAGCAAGGTGACGGATAAATTGTACGGCGGTGGGAAGTTTATTCCCAACGTGTATGTGATCGATCAACAGGGCGTGATCCGGTGGCAGCGTGTCGGTAATATGGATCTGGCCGGAGATGCGGTGATTGTGGCGGAAGTCGAAAAGTTGTTGGCGGCTGGAAGCAATAAGATGTAA
- a CDS encoding tetratricopeptide repeat protein, with protein sequence MTLRNGLSEELNRQGNEHFSRGLYTDAYTCYAKALECDRLTGNQRALASTLGNLGNICAVSGRRESAQSYYQEVLELQKILGDEKGIGTTLGNLGNLRADAGEWDRAKAYYLEALDLMSKVHDEAGKAVLFSDLGLVARETKEFDQAIGYYEQSLVLMRRLANQGGVADAWRMIGRTFLMQQRYDDAIACCQTSQSIAERSRDELRTGGARYLLAQCYEETGKLREAADLLELVVRMDRKYQLPKLEENIQRLAALRASLAGQDGPPPHRKARA encoded by the coding sequence ATGACGCTACGGAACGGACTTTCCGAAGAACTCAATCGCCAGGGCAACGAGCATTTCTCGCGCGGTCTCTATACCGATGCCTATACCTGTTATGCCAAGGCGTTAGAATGCGACCGGCTGACCGGCAACCAACGGGCGTTGGCATCCACGTTGGGCAATCTCGGAAACATTTGTGCGGTCAGCGGGCGTCGAGAGTCGGCGCAGAGCTACTACCAAGAGGTGCTGGAGCTGCAGAAGATTCTGGGGGATGAGAAGGGGATCGGGACGACGCTGGGCAACTTGGGAAATCTGAGAGCCGATGCGGGCGAATGGGATCGTGCCAAGGCCTATTACCTCGAAGCGTTGGATCTCATGAGTAAGGTCCACGATGAGGCGGGCAAGGCGGTATTATTTTCGGATCTTGGCTTGGTCGCCCGCGAGACCAAAGAGTTCGACCAGGCGATCGGATACTACGAGCAGTCGCTGGTCCTGATGCGGCGGTTGGCGAATCAGGGTGGCGTGGCCGATGCCTGGCGCATGATCGGGCGAACGTTTTTGATGCAGCAACGGTACGACGATGCCATTGCCTGCTGCCAGACCAGCCAGTCCATTGCCGAGCGTTCGCGCGACGAGTTGCGGACCGGCGGGGCCCGGTATCTGTTGGCACAATGTTATGAAGAAACCGGCAAGTTGCGAGAGGCGGCAGATCTTCTTGAACTGGTGGTGCGGATGGATCGCAAGTACCAGCTGCCGAAACTCGAAGAGAATATTCAACGGTTGGCGGCCCTGCGTGCCAGTCTTGCCGGGCAGGACGGTCCACCACCCCATCGAAAGGCGCGCGCATGA